The genomic window GTGGAGCCTGGACCTCGCCAACAGCACTGTGGTTGGCGTAGTTGGCGCGAACTGGAGTGCCACCGGCATCCAGAAGCGCACCGAGGCCAGCGGCCAGAAGGGCCAGTGGATCGCTGCCGAGCTGCCCAACTGGGGCAACGAATCCGGCGCTTTCTACGGCGGTTCCAGCTTCAACGTGACCAAGAGCAGCAAGAACCCCGCCGCTGCCGCCAAGTTCGTCGAGTTCCTCACCACCAACCAGCAGGCCATCAAGGCCCGCGGCAACACCGGCTCCGCGTTCCTGGCCTTCCCGGGCCTGACGCCCGTGGCCCAGCAGGCCTACGACGCCAGCTACTTCGGCAACGACATCTACGAGGTCTTCACCAAGGCGTACGGCACCATCACCCCGGGCTGGCAGTGGGGACCCAACTGGGACATCACCAACACAGCCCTTAAGGATGCCTACGGCAAGCTCACCACCGGCGGCACCATCCTTGGCTCCGTCGATACCGCCCAGGACGCCACAGTGGCCAGCCTGAAGCAGGCCGGCCTGTCGGTCAAAGAGTAGTTCCGTCAAAGAGTAATTCGTCAGGAACAGCCGCTCACCGAGTAGTCCCACAGGCAGGGGGCCTCTGACAGGAGGCCCCCTCCCAAGCTAGGAGAATCCCATGGCCACCCAGGCCCTCACCACCACAGTGCGCCGCCGCGGCCGTGCACTGGCGGGAACCGGCGGACGGACTGCCGCGCTGTTCCTGGTCCCCTTCTTCGCGGTCTTCGCGATCGCCATGATCGCACCAGTGATCTACTCCCTGGTGCTGAGTTTCCACTCGCAGCAGAAGTCCGGCTTGGGCTTCGGGGAAGCCAAGACCGTGTTCGTAGGGCTTGAGAACTATGTGCAGGTCTTCCAATCCGAAACCTTCATGGAGGGCATCGGCCGCCTCGGCCTTTACTGCCTGATCTACATTCCCTGCATGGTGGGCGGTGCAGTGGTCTTCGCACTCCTGCTGGATGCGACAGTGGCCAAGGCACGCAAGCTCTTCCAGCTCCTGGTGTTCCTTCCGCACGCAGTTCCGGGCGTCATTGCTGCCCTGATCTGGGCCTACCTTTACACCCCCGGCATCAGCCCACTGGTCCAGGCACTCCAGGGTGGCGGTATCCAGGTCAACTTCCTGGACGCCCACCTGGTGCTCCCATCCATCGTGAACATCGGAGTATGGGAATGGACGGGCTACAACGTCATCATCCTGTTCACTGCACTCCAGGCCGTGCCCCGGGAAATCCTGGAAGCGGCACGGGTGGACGGCGCCGGTGAGATCCGGGCCGCGGTGAGCATCAAGTTCCCCCTGATCCTGCCGGCCCTGAGCGTCATCATGCTCTTCACCATCATCGGCACCCTGCAGCTGTTTACCGAGCCAAACATCATCTCCAAGGCCACGGCCTCGGTCACCAGTACCTGGGTTCCCAACCTGTGGGCCTATGACGCAGCGTTCATCCGCCACAACCTCAACCAGGCCGCGGCGGCCTCCATCATCATTGCCGGGCTGGCCGCAATCCTGTCCCTGGCCGTCACCCGCCTTAGCTCCAGGATGAACAAATCATGAGCACCTCAACACTTTCCCGAAACACCGCAGCATCCAAGCAAGGTCCACGGTCCCGCCGCACGGGATACCGTTCCGGCCGCGGCAGCAACGGCACTTCCAACCGCAGCGGAGGGTTTGCCAGCAAGCTCACCGTCAACGGGCTCCTGATCATTGGCTCGGCCTACATGGTGGTCCCTGTCCTGTGGTTGGTGTTCGCCTCCACCAAGAATGCAGCGGACCTCTACGGCACCAGCGCCTACGCGTTGGGTAATTTCTCCCTGTTCGAGAACATCGCCAACGTGGCAAACCAGGACGGCGGGCTCTTCTTCCGCTGGCTGGGAAACTCCGTGATGTACGCCGGCGTTGGCGCGGTCCTCGGCAGCCTCATTTCAGTCATGGCCGGATACGCGTTCGACAAATTCCAGTTCCGTTGGAAGGACTCGCTCTTCGGCTTCGTCCTGGTGGGCGTCCTGATCCCCAACACCGCAACCGTGCTGCCCATGTACCTCCTGGCCTCCCTGGTGGGTATGACCAACACCATCTGGGCCATCCTCATCCCGGTACTGTGCAACCCGTTCGGCGTCTACCTGGCCCGGGTCTACTCCTCCAGCTACGTGCCGGCAGAAACCCTCGAGGCCGCACGGATGGACGGCGCCGGGCCAGTCCGGTCCTTCTTCTCCCTGGGCCTCCCCATGATGATGCCCGGCTACATCACCATCGCGCTCTTCCAGTTCGTGGGCGTGTGGAACAACTTCATGCTCCCCCTGGTGATGCTCCAGGACCAGCAACTCCTCCCCGTCAGCGTGGGCATCTCCATCTGGCAGGGCTACTCCGTACCGCAGCCCGAATTCACGCCCATGGTCATCACGGGCTCGCTGCTTTCCATCCTTCCGTTGCTGGTGGCCTTCATCATGCTCCAGCGCTTCTGGAAGTCAGGCCTGACCGCAGGGAGCGTCAAGTGACCAGCACCAAACCAAACGTCGCGCTCGCCATGGGTCCCGGCGTCGTATCCCGGGTCTTTCCCAGCCGCCGCCTCGAGACCCTCTCCCCCGGCTTGCGGCTGCTTAGCCCTGATCCCATGGAAGATTTCACATCCGCACGTTCGTTGGAACTCCTGGCAGAGACGGACATCCTCATCACAGGGTGGAGCTGCCCCAGACTGGATGCCGCGGCCCTGGCCGCAGCTCCGCGCCTGACCCATGTCCTCCACGCCGGAGGCACCGTCAAACACCATGTGGGCGACGAATGCTGGGAAAGGGGCATCGAAATCAGCACCGCCGCTGATGCCAACTCCATCCCCGTGGCCGAGTACACGGTGGCCATGATCCTGCTGGCCAACAAGCG from Arthrobacter sp. StoSoilB20 includes these protein-coding regions:
- a CDS encoding carbohydrate ABC transporter permease, which codes for MSTSTLSRNTAASKQGPRSRRTGYRSGRGSNGTSNRSGGFASKLTVNGLLIIGSAYMVVPVLWLVFASTKNAADLYGTSAYALGNFSLFENIANVANQDGGLFFRWLGNSVMYAGVGAVLGSLISVMAGYAFDKFQFRWKDSLFGFVLVGVLIPNTATVLPMYLLASLVGMTNTIWAILIPVLCNPFGVYLARVYSSSYVPAETLEAARMDGAGPVRSFFSLGLPMMMPGYITIALFQFVGVWNNFMLPLVMLQDQQLLPVSVGISIWQGYSVPQPEFTPMVITGSLLSILPLLVAFIMLQRFWKSGLTAGSVK
- a CDS encoding sugar ABC transporter permease, with amino-acid sequence MATQALTTTVRRRGRALAGTGGRTAALFLVPFFAVFAIAMIAPVIYSLVLSFHSQQKSGLGFGEAKTVFVGLENYVQVFQSETFMEGIGRLGLYCLIYIPCMVGGAVVFALLLDATVAKARKLFQLLVFLPHAVPGVIAALIWAYLYTPGISPLVQALQGGGIQVNFLDAHLVLPSIVNIGVWEWTGYNVIILFTALQAVPREILEAARVDGAGEIRAAVSIKFPLILPALSVIMLFTIIGTLQLFTEPNIISKATASVTSTWVPNLWAYDAAFIRHNLNQAAAASIIIAGLAAILSLAVTRLSSRMNKS